One Aliidongia dinghuensis DNA window includes the following coding sequences:
- the apbC gene encoding iron-sulfur cluster carrier protein ApbC gives MASFGEQQVLTALKGVMDPARGRDLVSLGMVSGIAIRDGNVVFSIEIEPARASQFEAVRKAAERAVEAIPGVLSVSAVLTGTRPPVIRSSGHGHDHAPAHAAPRPALVPGARAIVAVASGKGGVGKSTTTTNLAVALAAQGLKVGLLDADVYGPSQPRMLGISGRPRSPDGKILEPMQKHGIVTMSIGFLVPEDTATIWRGPMVMGALQQMLRDVAWGELDILLVDMPPGTGDAQLTMAQQVPLAGAIIVSTPQDIALLDARKGLNMFHKVEVPVLGFIENMSYFCCPNCGHRTDIFSHGGARQEAEKLGAEFLGEIPLDIRIRETSDAGTPIVVEDPSSPLAQAYMQIAARVWEKLSGTAPRPAPRISIA, from the coding sequence ATGGCGAGTTTCGGCGAACAGCAGGTTTTGACGGCGCTCAAGGGGGTGATGGACCCGGCGCGCGGCCGCGATCTCGTCAGCCTCGGCATGGTCTCCGGCATCGCCATCCGCGATGGCAATGTCGTGTTTTCGATCGAGATCGAGCCGGCGCGTGCATCTCAATTCGAAGCCGTGCGCAAGGCGGCCGAGCGCGCCGTCGAGGCGATCCCGGGCGTCCTGTCGGTGAGCGCAGTGCTGACCGGCACGCGCCCGCCGGTCATCCGCTCGTCCGGTCACGGCCACGACCATGCCCCCGCCCATGCGGCGCCTCGCCCGGCGCTGGTGCCGGGTGCCCGCGCCATCGTCGCGGTCGCGTCCGGCAAGGGCGGTGTCGGCAAGTCGACGACCACGACCAACCTCGCGGTGGCACTCGCAGCCCAGGGCCTCAAGGTCGGGCTGCTCGATGCCGACGTCTATGGCCCCTCGCAGCCGCGCATGCTCGGCATCTCGGGCCGGCCGCGCTCGCCCGACGGCAAGATCCTGGAGCCGATGCAGAAGCACGGCATCGTCACCATGTCGATCGGCTTCCTCGTGCCCGAGGACACCGCGACGATCTGGCGCGGGCCGATGGTCATGGGCGCGCTCCAGCAGATGCTGCGCGACGTCGCCTGGGGCGAACTCGACATCCTGCTGGTCGACATGCCGCCCGGCACCGGTGACGCGCAGCTGACCATGGCGCAGCAGGTGCCGCTCGCCGGCGCCATCATCGTGTCGACGCCGCAGGACATCGCCCTGCTTGACGCGCGCAAGGGCTTGAACATGTTCCACAAGGTCGAGGTGCCTGTCCTCGGCTTCATCGAGAACATGAGCTATTTCTGCTGCCCGAACTGTGGCCATCGCACCGACATCTTCAGCCACGGCGGCGCGCGCCAGGAGGCGGAGAAGCTGGGTGCCGAGTTCCTGGGCGAGATCCCGCTCGACATCCGCATCCGCGAGACGTCGGACGCCGGCACGCCGATCGTGGTCGAAGACCCGTCCTCGCCGCTTGCCCAGGCCTATATGCAGATCGCCGCCCGCGTCTGGGAGAAGCTCTCCGGCACGGCGCCGCGCCCTGCGCCCAGGATCTCGATCGCCTGA